From the genome of Vanessa tameamea isolate UH-Manoa-2023 chromosome 16, ilVanTame1 primary haplotype, whole genome shotgun sequence, one region includes:
- the LOC113393987 gene encoding U3 small nucleolar RNA-associated protein 6 homolog has translation MAEQVNQRIEDMINELEQMRRTNLFEDEEIKEISRKRKEFEYRIQRRIKEKDDFVQYIAFELTLLEDISLRRKQAKMMEKKKDIEYAITKRLNKVFKQFIYRYQNDVAIYFEYIKFCQSVGFDYAVSAILGQMLQVHGDKPKMWQMASKWESKEQNNLENARAFLLKGIHRHPESDILYLDLFDIELMIAFKAETEEEKEKYIKRADVVWRNGMKNIPEEAFLFKLCDLALNYGIDDTITNSIKKEIWDRRTEKSVWSYIAMKELEGYHWLEIEEYVDAELRYPKEINNYIAVYEEALRQFPDEKLCTKYIYGTISMRDGLCTELQKINIVKRAWYYGHDNGLLSKEMYTFGVKMLKMENEISKDEYTEILDEAMVKNSKYRLLWEEKILLNKSDENKVLSILKDASKQLKSEDLIELWNFLFDNVESSVLLKNCYDKFQACDHAAVMSLKPKLLQKIYEQNGLKAARNAYEDFIRTPPTQAEIHKIMIEIEMHQEKPLHKYIRKCYEALVHHHGRDNIEVWIDYINFEQQNGAAQAVPAIHRRAIGMLDKNLVDGFIKAQALAKLK, from the exons aTGGCGGAACAAGTAAATCAACGTATCGAGGACATGATAAATGAATTAGAACAAATGCGACGAACTAATCTATTCGAGGACGaagaaataaa agaaaTTTCACGAAAACGTAAGGAGTTTGAATATCGAATACAGCgaagaataaaagaaaaagatgaCTTCGTTCAATATATAGCTTTTGAATTGACTTTGCTTGAAGATATTTCTCTGAGAAGAAAACAAGCAAAAATGATGGAAAAGAAGAAAGATATCGAATATGCAATTACAAAGCgcttgaataaagttttcaaacaatttatatacagATATCAAAATGATGTTGCTATATACTTTGAGTATATAAAGTTTTGCCAAAGCGTTGGCTTCGATTATGCTGTTTCAGCTATTTTAGGCCAGATGTTACAG GTCCATGGTGATAAGCCAAAGATGTGGCAGATGGCCAGTAAATGGGAGAGCAAAGAACAGAATAATCTAGAAAATGCTAGAGCATTCCTTCTCAAAGGAATTCATAGACACCCTGAATCTGACATTCTTTACTTAGATCTATTTGATATTGAGCTCATGATTGCTTTTAAAGCCGAAACTGAGGAAGAAAag gaGAAATATATCAAAAGAGCAGATGTTGTTTGGAGAAATGGTATGAAAAATATACCAGAggaagcatttttatttaaattatgtgacCTAGCACTTAACTATGGGATTGATGATACAATTACAAATTCTATCAAGAAAGAAATTTGGGATAGAAGAACAGAAAAGAGTGTGTGGTCTTACATAGCAATGAAAGAATTGGAA GGCTACCACTGGTTAGAAATTGAAGAATATGTTGATGCAGAATTAAGATATCCAAAAGAAATCAATAATTACATAGCAGTATATGAAGAGGCTTTACGACAG tttccaGATGAAAAACTTtgtacgaaatatatttatggaacGATCAGCATGAGAGATGGACTTTGTACAGagttacaaaaaattaacattgttaAACGAGCTTGGTACTATGGACATGATAATGGATTGCTTTCGAAAGAAATGTACACTTTTGGtgttaaaatgttgaaaatggaAAATGAAATATCTAAAGATGAATACACtgag attctcGATGAAGCAATggtaaaaaattcaaaatatagacTTTTATGGGAAGAGAAAATTTTGCTTAATAAATCTGATGAAAATAAAGTCTTATCTATACTTAAAGATGCCTCAAAACAGTTAAAATCTGAAGATTTAATAGAATTGTGGaactttttatttgacaatGTTGAGTCTAGTGTTTtg ttaaaaaattgttatgacAAATTTCAAGCATGTGATCATGCAGCAGTGATGTCATTGAAGCCAAAacttttgcaaaaaatatatgagcAGAATGGATTGAAAGCTGCAAGAAATGCTTATGAAGATTTTATAAGGACTCCACCCACACAAGCTGAAATTCACAAGATTATGATAGAAATTGAGATGCATCAAGAGAAGCcattacacaaatatattagGAAATGTTATGAGGCCTTAGTCCATCATCATGGTAGAGATAATATTGAAGTATGGATTGATTACATAAATTTTGAACAACAAAATGGTGCCGCTCAAGCTGTTCCCGCTATTCATAGAAGAGCTATAGGAATGTTAGATAAGAATTTAGTTGATGGTTTCATTAAAGCTCAAGCTttagcaaaattaaaataa
- the LOC113393992 gene encoding mitochondrial carrier homolog 2-like, translated as MDEIDKEKIATLHSQLLVTTICHPIEYAKVLIQLGYEPLPPRRSTTLFGRPAMILPNVFQYIKYIKKSDGFFGCYRGLSAKVLGLVASSQLTFKVIYACGIDLPELNNPPNIVNDDEPKIEDYYKLCRRDMIMHTASVIVSYPFHVVSVRMMASFIGKEEEYCSLLGAIVSIYRDDGLLGFLHGIVPTLLGDLTCVAVTSILAYFVNKYLVKTKDLRYYTAPLLTFVTSTLTYPLVVVSTCMAVAGSSLRAGNPPLMPAYPTWYACWRELARHKQHKRGSSLIFRYYIAPIAAMQ; from the coding sequence ATGGACGAAATTGATAAGGAAAAAATAGCAACTCTGCATTCACAACTACTCGTCACAACAATATGTCACCCTATAGAGTATGCAAAAGTGCTTATTCAATTGGGATACGAGCCTCTACCGCCGCGGCGTTCAACAACCCTGTTCGGTCGCCCTGCTATGATATTACCTAACGTCTTTCAATACATCAAATATATCAAGAAGTCGGACGGTTTCTTTGGGTGCTACAGAGGTTTATCTGCCAAAGTGCTTGGTTTAGTCGCCTCCAGTCAACTTACTTTTAAGGTAATTTATGCCTGCGGTATCGATCTGCCCGAACTCAATAATCCTCCTAACATCGTTAACGACGACGAACCTAAAATTGAAGATTATTACAAGCTGTGCCGTCGAGATATGATCATGCACACTGCATCTGTGATAGTATCTTATCCTTTCCACGTCGTTTCTGTTAGGATGATGGCTTCATTTATTGGTAAAGAAGAAGAGTATTGTTCTTTATTGGGTGCAATTGTATCCATTTACCGGGACGATGGTTTACTCGGTTTCCTGCATGGTATTGTGCCTACACTACTGGGAGATTTAACTTGTGTTGCCGTCACTAGCATATTGGCCTactttgtaaacaaatatttggtgAAAACGAAAGATCTACGTTATTATACTGCACCATTACTAACATTTGTTACAAGTACTTTGACCTATCCGCTAGTGGTTGTGTCTACATGCATGGCTGTAGCGGGTAGCAGCCTCCGTGCAGGCAATCCTCCATTGATGCCTGCTTATCCTACATGGTATGCTTGCTGGCGAGAACTTGCTAGGCACAAGCAACACAAACGTGGATCATCACTTATCTTTAGGTACTACATTGCTCCAATTGCAGCTATGCAGTAA